The following proteins are co-located in the Tenrec ecaudatus isolate mTenEca1 chromosome 11, mTenEca1.hap1, whole genome shotgun sequence genome:
- the CDX2 gene encoding homeobox protein CDX-2 encodes MYVSYLLDKDVSMYPSSVRHSGGLNLAPQNFVSPPQYPDYGGYHVAAAANLDSAQSPGPSWPAAYGAPLREDWNGYAPGGAAAAANAVAHGLNGGSPAAAMGYTSPADFHPHHHPHHHAHHAPAAPPCASGLLQTLTPGPPPPPAAPPAAEQLSPGGQRRNLCEWMRKPTQPSLGSQVKTRTKDKYRVVYTDHQRLELEKEFHYSRYITIRRKAELAATLGLSERQVKIWFQNRRAKERKINKKKLQQQQQQQQPSQQPPPQPQPQPGPLRNIPEPLSPVSSLQGAVPGVLGPAGGVLNSTVTQ; translated from the exons ATGTACGTGAGCTACCTCCTGGACAAGGACGTGAGCATGTACCCCAGTTCCGTGCGCCACTCGGGCGGCCTGAACCTGGCGCCGCAGAACTTCGTCAGCCCCCCGCAGTACCCGGACTACGGAGGCTACCACGTGGCGGCGGCGGCCAACTTGGACAGCGCTCAGTCCCCCGGACCTTCGTGGCCCGCTGCCTATGGCGCCCCACTCCGTGAGGACTGGAACGGCTACGCGCCTGGGGGGGCTGCGGCCGCCGCCAATGCCGTGGCGCATGGCCTCAACGGGGGCTCCCCCGCCGCCGCCATGGGCTACACCAGCCCCGCCGACTTCCACCCGCACCATCACCCGCACCACCACGCGCACCACGCGCCCGCCGCGCCGCCTTGCGCCTCGGGACTGCTGCAGACGCTCACGcccgggccgccgccgccgcccgcagcCCCCCCCGCCGCCGAGCAGCTGTCCCCCGGAGGCCAGCGGCGGAACCTGTGCGAGTGGATGCGGAAGCCGACGCAGCCGTCCCTCGGGAGCCAAG TGAAAACCCGGACGAAAGACAAATACCGCGTGGTGTACACCGACCACCAGCGGCTGGAGCTGGAGAAAGAGTTTCACTACAGCCGCTACATCACCATCCGCAGGAAGGCCGAGCTGGCCGCCACGCTGGGGCTCTCCGAGCGACAG GTTAAAATTTGGTTCCAGAACCGTCGAGCCAAGGAAAGGAAAATCAACAAGAAGAagttacagcagcagcagcagcaacagcagccgtCCCAACAAccaccgcctcagccccagcctcagccgggCCCTCTGAGAAACatccctgagcccctgagccctgtgtcttccctgcagggtgcAGTCCCTGGGGTTCTGGGACCAGCTGGAGGCGTGCTGAACTCCACCGTCACCCAGTGA
- the URAD gene encoding putative 2-oxo-4-hydroxy-4-carboxy-5-ureidoimidazoline decarboxylase produces the protein MDMEQVNAMDFGDFVDVFGNVIERCPLVAAAVWSQRPFADPGDLEARFCAFLDALPQAGQEGILRCHPDLAGRELQRGTLTAESQREQRAAGLQGLGAAERDRLALLNAQYRARFGFPFVLAARLRDPASVARELERRLRCSPAQELRTALGEVKTIGRLRLADLLGTEPARL, from the exons ATGGACATGGAGCAGGTCAACGCCATGGACTTCGGCGACTTTGTGGACGTGTTTGGGAATGTCATTGAGCGCTGTCCACTGGTCGCCGCGGCCGTCTGGTCCCAGCGCCCCTTCGCGGACCCCGGCGACCTGGAGGCGCGCTTCTGTGCGTTTCTGGATGCGCTGCCACAGGCGG GCCAAGAGGGCATCCTCCGCTGCCACCCGGACCTGGCGGGCCGCGAGCTGCAGCGGGGCACGCTGACGGCCGAGTCGCAGCGCGAGCAGCGCGCCGCGGGTCTGCAGGGCCTGGGCGCCGCCGAGCGCGACCGTCTGGCCCTGCTCAACGCGCAGTACCGCGCGCGCTTCGGCTTCCCCTTCGTGCTGGCTGCGCGCCTCCGCGACCCGGCCTCCGTGGCCCGCGAGCTGGAGCGCCGGCTGCGCTGCTCGCCGGCCCAGGAGCTGCGCACCGCCCTGGGCGAGGTGAAAACCATTGGCCGCCTGCGCCTGGCCGACCTGCTGGGCACCGAGCCCGCCCGGCTGTAG